The Elaeis guineensis isolate ETL-2024a chromosome 3, EG11, whole genome shotgun sequence region CAGACGGCATGAAGCTCCGCTTCCAGAATGGAAGACTCGACAAGGTAGGAGGCACCAGTAGCCAAAAGTCAAGCATCAGGATTGTGAATGATGAAGCATGCACCATCCCTCTCGTCTCTGACACTGCCATCAAAATTCACCTTAACAAACTCCGAGGGAGGAGGCTCCCAGGAGATAGATAAAACCCTATGGGTCACTGTCGGGATAGCAAGGGAGCTTCAAGAGTCGAGGGTGCTGAGGAATGGTGTAGCAATGTCAAGCTAGATGTACTCTACAGCAAGGTAGATAGCTCTCTTCAAAACCTAATGAGCAGGAACAGCATCGCCCTCAAAGATCAGGCTATTCCTGGACAGCCAAATTTGGTAGGTGATATAGGCCATCTGATCACTTGCAGTAGTAGTCTTGTCAGTGACACTCTGGCAGatgagatcaaggaaagagaccAACCATGAATCCATACTTGACTCCCAAGGGTGGCCACCTGCCTATCTCCAGATAAACCTCGCCCTAGGGCAACTCAGAATGGCATGTTCAACTGACTCATCCTCCAAATTGCAGATCGAACATGAGGTCAGGATCTTCATGCCCCTGTCCCTGAGAAGTATCCACATCGAAAGATGGTTCCAAATAAGTTTTCAAAGAAAGAGCCTCACCCTCGGATGAGCAGCAACTCTCCAAATCCACGTAGCCTCAATCCTCCTGATCGGTGCTAGGCTGCACATCAGGGAGATGTCCCTAAGGGGAACCCTCAGGCAACAAGAATGACCCCTACTCTAATGTCCTGACTGGAGTGCATAGGATTCGGAATGGCAAGGATCCAATCAGCAAGAGGGTCGCCAAAAAATTGAGTGATCTCCTGCACTCTCCAACACACGCCATCTTCAGTAATGAGGTCACAAACCCACAAATCGTCACTCACCTCACTACTGAAGAAGGTCGGCCAGTGGGAGAGAGAAAGTGTCAAAATCTAGACATCCTGGACCACCTCCACTGAGCGCCCATCCCCAATTAAACATCTGACCCGCTCCATAATATTTGATCCTCAGGCACAAATCTCCCTCCAGATAAAGGAGCAACCCCACACAGTCTGGATGGGGGCACCCTGGTGCCACTCTCTGTAGCGAGCCTTCATCACCCTACTCCATAAATAGTCCGACTGAATCAAAAATCTGACTGCATGCCTGACAATCAGAGCCTTCCCTCTTGCCAGCAGGGATTGGATCTCGAGACCTCCATCTCTCATCGACTGACAAACCACCTCCTAGGAAAGTAGGTGGACCCGATGCCGATCCTGGTCGGAGCCCCGTGAGAAGCTGCAGAACTGCTGCTCCAGATCGTTGAGACACGAAATCAGCACGAATGGCCAAGAGATACACCGGAAGCTCAACATCGATCTCACCAGCATTGTCCTGCCTATCAAAGATACGGCAATAGCCTGCCATCCCTACAGATGCTCTTGGATCCACTGCTCTATGGATCTGCACTCCGCTCTCCGCAGGCGACAGCCCATGATCGAGACTCCGATGTAGCACAGGCTTCCTGACTACTCTTAGATCCCCAAACGCTCCTTAATCACCAGCCTCACCTGGGACTTCATCCTGGGATTGAAGATGATAGTAGACTTTTGAATATTCACCATCTGCCTAGATGCTTGACAGTAAGCCTCGATAATAGAAACAAGGCACTCCGCAGTCTGGGTTGAGGCACATCCAATAAGAAGGCAGCCATCTGCAAAGAGAAGGTGCGAGAGCGAATGGGCTTCAGGGGCAGGCCAATATGGCTCCAGGGCCTATCTTTGAATTGCTGCTCTCAATGCTCTGGATAAAGCATCAACACATAAGATAAACAAGTAAGAGAAGAGAGGGTGCAACCTTGTCGAAGACCAACAGACGAGTGGAAGAACTCCGTCAGGGTGCCATTAATAAGAATGGCAAAGCTCGGGGCCTCCATGCAATCCATGATCCAACCGATCCACCTCTCCCAGAAGCCCAGCTCCTAGAACGACTGATGAGGGAAGGACCAGCTCATCCGATCATATGCCTGCTCCATATCCAGCTTGATCGCTATTAGGCTGCAGCGACCAAGAGCTCTCTGAAGATCATGCATAAATTTTTGGACAAGTAGAACATTGTCAGTAATAGATCGATCACCAATAAAGGCACCCTACTTTAGGCTGATCAAGCGAGGCATCAATGGCTGCAGGCGTCCGATCAAAATTCTAGCACACACCTTGTAGAGAGTGGTATAAAGATTGATCGATCTGAAGTACTCTGGGGTTGAGACGTCTGCCTGCATTGGGATAAAGGTGATCAAGGTCCGTTTGCACTCCACCGGGATGCTCTTAGACTGCAAGGCCAGCTGCACCACCTCGTCACGAATGATCGGTCAGTATCAATGGAAGAATAGAGGGGGGAACCCTTCAGGCCCCAGGGCCTTATCCTCCCAAAGGGACCAAAGGGCCCCCCGCACTCCTCAACAGACATCGAGCTGGTCAGAATACCATTCTCCTGCTCGGAGATACAAGTCACTGGTTGGGCTCCCAAGATGGGGAAGTCCTCTCCCAACAACGCTATTCAGCGATCCCTGAAGAAGCAGAAGATCTCCCTCTGAATCCTCCTACTATCATCCACAGTACTGCCATTAGGGGTGGCAAACGGATCAGGTCAgtcataaacggatcggatcataaatggatcggatcaGAAAATGGTCAACCCAAActagacctatttattaaacaggtcaaaaattcaaacatgaacccgacctgtttattaaatatgTAACTCGACTCGACCCATTTAATCcgattattaaataggtcaaattgggttaaataggttaaattgattaaacaaattaaacggataaaattaaatgggtcagaaatatgttaaacagattttaaataggttaaatgggtcCTAAATGGGTAACAGATTAAACAGGTCGGGTTAAATGAgttagaaataggttaaacaggttaaacaaattaaatggattatctgactcaacccaatctaaatattaaacggattaaatagattaaatgggtcagatatttaaaattcatatctaacctaattattaaatgggttaaacggatcgatccgtttatgatccgaatccgtttagcctaaatccaaacctatttatggTGGATCGAACATGGGTCGAATTGacggatcggatcatattttaccAGTTCTAACTGTCATCACTCCTTCATAGTTATCTGATACGATTGATGGACCTCTTAAGTATAGTTGAGTGATAAAAAAATTCGATATTTTGATCTTCCTTTTGGATTCATTAGATTCTAAATTTCTATCCCCACAAAGTCCCCTGCTGCGGGATAGCTTCTTGACCAAGTCTATCGAGGCGTACTGGTCCACAAGCATGATTCAGCGGAATAGTTTGTCCTTGGCAATCAACCATATTTAATGATTCTAATGCGACGGCATTACATGTGGACTTGGACCAGCCGTTCAAAACCTCTCTCTTTCCAAGACGTTGGAAATTCTTATATTTTATATTGTCATTTTCTGCCGTCTTCGGTGACTAAGACCTTACGGTTCTCCCTGTTCTTTATCTATATAAAGAGGCCAAGCCTTCTCCAATGCTTCACACAATTGCACCAAGGTCTCAAAACCAACTGACAAAACTTGTTTGCGTCTAGAGctcctttattttcttcctatcaGCCAGATAATCCACCATGGCCTTCACAGTGTCAGATGAGCTATTGGGCACCTTCGTTCCGATCGCAGTGTACTGGATATACTCAGGGATCTACGTGTTGTTAGGGGATTTAGAGAATTATCGGTTGCACACGAAGGCCGAAGAAAATGTCAAGAACATCGTCTCCAAATGGACCGTCGTCAAGGGAGTCCTTGTTCAGCAGGCTTTTCAGATCGCCGTTTCGATCCTTCTATTCACTGTAATTACTCTTCTACTTATTATGTTTAGATAGTTATCAACATCATTATTTTCTACTAGGAAGGGCTGCATATATAGTGTTTCAGGGCAGTTTATTTGGAAGTGTTCTGGTCCATCTCATGAGCTATAGTAAGCCTCTAGATTGGCTATCGGTCCAGGTTTTGGATCCCCATGTAGGGCCAAAAATGTTAATCAATTGAGCTGGGTCAGGTTCAAATGTTAGACCAACTAGATAATATTTTCAGTCCTAAGCCGGTTAGGATCATGAGACCTAAAATACATTCATCGAGACTGTTGCTAACGGTGTTTCATGGAATTAAATAGCCTAGTGaacttatttaattatttatctttGAACTTGCAGGTCATAAGTGATGACAATGAGATTGCAAAACCTCAACCCTCCCTGCTTGTGATTGCAGTTCAGTTCTTGGTTGCCATGGTGGTTCTTGACACATGGCAATACTTCATGCACAGATACATGCACATCAACAAGTTCTTGTACAAGCACATCCACTCCAAGCACCACACCCTCGTCGTCCCCTATGCCTTTGGAGCTCTATACAACCACCCCTTGGAAGGTCTTCTGCTCGACACCATCGGCGGTGCTCTATCTTTCCTTGTCTCCGGCATGACTCCTCGGACCGgcgtcttcttcttctcttttgccACTATCAAGACTGTGGACGACCATTGCGGACTATGGCTCCCTGGGAACATCCTCCATGTGTTCTTCAGCAACAACAGTGCATATCATGACGTCCACCATCAGCTTTATGGTAGCAAATACAACTTCTCGCAGCCCTTCTTTGTTATGTGGGACAAAATTCTTGGGACATACATGCCATATTCACTCGAGAAGAGGAAGGAAGGAGGTTTCGAAGCCCGGCCAATCAAAGACTAGAGCTAATCATCCGCGTGGaaatattcctttttttttttctttagaaaaACATATATATTGTAAAATGAATTCATTCAAGTACGTGATGTTTTGAAGAACTGTATGCCCATTTTATCAGTTATAGCAAGTGAATTCAATAATTCATTTTTCAGAATGATATGAGGTTAAATTTCAACAAATTTGTGCGGTCAAACTTTTGTGCATTTATTTAGGTTAACTTACTGGTTATACCTGATACCATGGAGGAACACTGTTACCACCAAAATCCAATCCGACGATGTCATGAAGTGAAATGATCGCCCTGCACAGAAGGAAGAAGTGCTGATCTATATATAAAAAGAAGGTAAAGAGAAGGTTATTGGAACTGATCCAATCAAAGGCccttcaatgcttaagtcagaCAAAAGAATTGAAACCATAAGAAAAGTAAGAcctagaaaaaagaaaagagaacaaaGAGTATTGTATTGTGTTATGTATTGTCTGCATATCTGGTATCAAATCCCTTTTTATATATTAGAAGTCATGGTTCTACCAATGTTGGACTCCTCGAGTCCTGATTCAAGTGAAAATCAAACACGCCTCCCATCCGATCGAGGAAGATTTGTTTAACTAAATaaagtctttttttttcttagattAAGTGGTTGCTATATATTTCTCTTGGCTTGTGAGGCTCAAGTTTCAAATTAACCTGGGTGGTGGCATTtccattttgataaataaaaatttgtaACCAACTACGTATCATGGCACCATGCTGCACTTAAAACCCACTCGGTTCCCTTTCAGAAATTGCGAAGAGAGAATTGCTACAATTCACAATGATTAgtggttttttgaaaaaaaaaataataataataataagttctAACCCTATCATGCTGGcatcttatccttttttttttttttcataaaaaatgctaACGGCATATCTGACAAGAAAATTCATAAGGAAACGAGTGGGACATCATGGATTTTTTTTAGTTCACTACATCTAGCATGAACCAACTAGCAAGCCCAGCATCCAAGCCAAACCAACTGGAACTTCTTGGCTCTGGTATATATGTCCAAACACGGAGCCAGTCAATGACATGGCCGTCCGATTCCCAATAAGCGTGTGAGaagggttcgggttgtatcttctGCACGAATGAAAGATTGATCCTTTTTTTTGTTTCACGACATTAACCATTAGACCATACGTCGCACAGAGCTCAAAGCACTTCAAACTCTATCTCATTTGTTTGCACAGATCTCGTAACGGCTATCGCATGAACCAATGGTGCATATCACCAAGAAAAAGGTGAATCATTATTTCGCACAAAAGATGCAATGTTCCCGAACCCGCATAAGAATTGCCTGGGTCAATTATCCCAACCTTACCTTCAAAATTAAAGATTCTTGCCATGACTACTATGTGTTTGATCATATGCAGCGGTTCTGAATTCTAATAATAGTCAAGGTTTTAAAGAATCTAATCAATTTGTAGGCCCTTCGAGGATCAGTTAATTGGTCAAGGACTAGATATTACGTGTGGGAAGGGATGGAAAATGTACTCCCTATCCCGGATTTTTACATAATTAATCTATTAATTAGTAGTTCAGTGGATCGGAAGACTTTGATTTGGTCACCGTTAATGGCCTCTTGTTAACCTTAAGGTTAGTGTCAGGAAGCTGTGCAGGCCACAAGAATAATGTGATGAATAGAGAGACCTGGCTACCAACCACATATAATTCCTTTGGAACGGCATAAACACGTTTGTTTTAGATGTAAACGTAAATGAAAACGTAGCGTGGACTGTAGACTCCGTTTCGATTCAACCATCGACAGCCATACCGTTCCAAGTACCAAAGTCGGAAACTCCGTTATTTTTTTTATCGGTCATTGCTCGCCGTCTTCCGAGACCGAGAACGCACGGCTCTTCCAGCTCCATATAACGAAGACGAAACTCCTCCAATGCTTCATACAATTGCACCAAGGCGTCACAACTAAATAACAGAACTCTTTTGTAGCTCTCCTCCTTAATTTTCCTTCTTCCATTCCCATGGCCTTCACTGTATCGGATGAGACACTGGGCACCTTTGTTCCAATCGCCGTTTATTGGATATACTCGGGGATCTACGTCATATTAGGTGATTTGGAGAATTATCGGTTGCACACGAAGGTTGAGGAAGATGTGAAGAACATTGTCTCCAAACGTACCGTTGTCAAGGGAGTTCTCGTTCAGCAGGCTTTTCAAATCGCAGTCTCACTGCTCCTATTCGCTGTAATTACAGTCTTCTCGTGATCCTTAATTTGATCATCATCATTTCCAGCTAGGAGTTGCTGGTGTCTGGTTCACTTTGTCACACTTGCACTTTTTAGCATTGCTGTTGATTGAATAGCCAAATTAGTGtactaaaagattttttttttttttttttatttggatatcaTGCAGGTCATAAGTGATGATAATGGGATTGCAAAGCCTCAACCCTCCCTGCTTGTGATTGCAGTCCAGTTCTTGGTTGCCATGGTGGTTCTTGACACATGGCAATACTTCATGCACAGATACATGCACATCAACAAGTTCCTGTACAAGCACATCCACTCCAAGCACCACACCCTCGTCGTCCCTTACGCCTTTGGAGCCCTATACAACCACCCATTGGAGGGTCTTCTGCTCGACACCATCGGCGGTGCTCTATCTTTCCTCGTCTCTGGCATGACTCCTCGGACTggcatcttcttcttttcctttgccACCATCAAGACTGTGGACGACCATTGTGGACTGTGGCTTCCCGGGAACATCCTCCATGTGTTCTTTAGCAACAACAGTGCATATCATGATGTCCACCATCAGCTTTATGGTAGCAAATACAACTTCTCGCAGCCCTTCTTTGTTATGTGGGACAAAATTCTTGGGACATACATGCCATATTCGCTCGAGAAGAGGAAGGAAGGAGGTTTCGAAGCCCGGCCAACCAGAGACTAGAGCTAATCAGTGTAGaaatcctccttttttttttttttgaaaatatatatatatatgttgta contains the following coding sequences:
- the LOC105041726 gene encoding sphinganine C4-monooxygenase 1 codes for the protein MAFTVSDELLGTFVPIAVYWIYSGIYVLLGDLENYRLHTKAEENVKNIVSKWTVVKGVLVQQAFQIAVSILLFTVISDDNEIAKPQPSLLVIAVQFLVAMVVLDTWQYFMHRYMHINKFLYKHIHSKHHTLVVPYAFGALYNHPLEGLLLDTIGGALSFLVSGMTPRTGVFFFSFATIKTVDDHCGLWLPGNILHVFFSNNSAYHDVHHQLYGSKYNFSQPFFVMWDKILGTYMPYSLEKRKEGGFEARPIKD
- the LOC105041725 gene encoding sphinganine C4-monooxygenase 1, giving the protein MAFTVSDETLGTFVPIAVYWIYSGIYVILGDLENYRLHTKVEEDVKNIVSKRTVVKGVLVQQAFQIAVSLLLFAVISDDNGIAKPQPSLLVIAVQFLVAMVVLDTWQYFMHRYMHINKFLYKHIHSKHHTLVVPYAFGALYNHPLEGLLLDTIGGALSFLVSGMTPRTGIFFFSFATIKTVDDHCGLWLPGNILHVFFSNNSAYHDVHHQLYGSKYNFSQPFFVMWDKILGTYMPYSLEKRKEGGFEARPTRD